The Micromonospora krabiensis genome window below encodes:
- a CDS encoding RICIN domain-containing protein produces the protein MNLTGEARPASPPRPRWRSGMAAAAAAVLAAGTLVAANASSAEAATVDTSAWYVLVNQNSGKALDLYGSATNDGARVTQWTRHNGANQQWQFVDSGGGYYRVKSRHSGKVLDVANFSTADGGAIVQWADVNGTNQQFRLADSDGGHVRLISRHSGKVVEVQGASTADGGNIVQYADWNGANQQWQLVRVDGGGPPPSDGSGCGSAPTLSSGTHTIQSGGKSRSFILRVPANYNPNTRYRLIFAFHWRGGTMQDVSSGGTSGAAWSYYGQQEQSNNTAILVAPQGLGNGWGNAGGEDVTFVDDMIRRIESGLCVNPAQRFALGFSWGGGMSYALACARATVFRAVAVIAGAQISGCSGGTQPIAYFGLHGITDNVLNISQGRALRDTFVRNNGCAAQSPSEPAPGSRTHITTGYTGCRSGYPVQWAAFDNGHMPGPVDGTYAESGVATWTKGEIWRFFAQFS, from the coding sequence ATGAACCTCACCGGTGAGGCTCGTCCCGCCTCCCCGCCACGACCTCGCTGGCGGTCCGGGATGGCCGCCGCGGCGGCTGCCGTCCTGGCCGCCGGAACCCTCGTCGCGGCCAACGCGTCGTCCGCCGAGGCGGCGACGGTGGACACCAGCGCCTGGTACGTGCTGGTGAACCAGAACAGCGGCAAGGCGTTGGACCTGTACGGATCGGCCACCAACGACGGTGCGCGGGTCACCCAGTGGACGCGGCACAACGGCGCGAACCAGCAGTGGCAGTTCGTCGACTCCGGCGGTGGCTACTACCGGGTCAAGTCCCGGCACTCCGGCAAGGTCCTCGACGTGGCCAACTTCTCCACCGCCGACGGCGGCGCGATCGTCCAGTGGGCAGACGTCAACGGGACGAACCAGCAGTTCCGCCTGGCGGACTCGGACGGCGGCCACGTCCGCCTCATCAGCCGCCACAGCGGCAAGGTCGTGGAGGTGCAGGGCGCGTCGACGGCCGACGGCGGCAACATCGTCCAGTACGCCGACTGGAACGGTGCCAACCAGCAGTGGCAACTCGTCCGGGTCGACGGCGGCGGACCGCCGCCGTCGGACGGCAGCGGCTGCGGCAGCGCGCCGACGCTGTCCAGCGGCACGCACACGATCCAGAGCGGCGGTAAGAGCCGTTCGTTCATCCTGCGGGTACCGGCCAACTACAACCCCAACACCCGCTACCGACTGATCTTCGCCTTCCACTGGCGCGGCGGCACCATGCAGGACGTCTCCTCCGGAGGCACCAGCGGCGCGGCCTGGTCCTACTACGGCCAGCAGGAACAGTCGAACAACACCGCCATCCTGGTCGCTCCGCAGGGCCTGGGCAACGGCTGGGGCAATGCCGGCGGCGAGGACGTCACCTTCGTCGACGACATGATCCGGCGGATCGAGAGCGGGCTCTGCGTCAATCCCGCCCAGCGGTTCGCCCTCGGCTTCAGCTGGGGCGGCGGGATGAGCTACGCCCTGGCGTGCGCGCGGGCCACCGTGTTCCGCGCCGTGGCGGTCATCGCCGGCGCACAGATCAGCGGGTGCAGCGGAGGCACACAACCGATCGCGTACTTCGGGCTGCACGGCATCACGGACAACGTCCTCAACATCTCCCAGGGGCGTGCGCTTCGGGACACCTTCGTCCGGAACAACGGCTGTGCCGCGCAGAGCCCGAGCGAGCCGGCCCCGGGCAGCCGTACGCACATCACCACCGGCTACACGGGATGCCGTTCGGGCTATCCGGTGCAGTGGGCCGCCTTCGACAACGGCCACATGCCGGGCCCGGTGGACGGGACGTACGCCGAGAGCGGCGTCGCGACCTGGACCAAGGGTGAGATCTGGAGGTTCTTCGCCCAGTTCTCGTGA
- a CDS encoding carbohydrate ABC transporter permease encodes MSHSRWGRWLVAIPMALLALATVYPLLFTGNVAVKTRREYILDRFSLTDTLRWENIGTAWESAGMGRYFVNSVIVVTSSVVLLLLLGSMAGFALSQLRFRGSSAIFLGCLAGLFVPFQVIMVPLARIMADSRLIDTYLGLILVYVAQFLPFTVFLMTSYYKTIPPEIVDAARIDGNSVYGVYRRIMLPLGTPALLSVGILNTLFCWNDVLMSLVMMPSADHRTLMVGVTSLKGQYSDDIPTFASGVLIAALPVLLLYLFLQRQIADGVAAGSTKG; translated from the coding sequence ATGTCGCACAGCCGTTGGGGCAGGTGGCTGGTGGCGATTCCGATGGCGCTGCTCGCGCTGGCCACCGTCTACCCGTTGCTGTTCACCGGCAACGTCGCTGTGAAGACCCGGCGCGAGTACATCCTCGACCGGTTCTCGCTGACCGACACGCTCCGCTGGGAGAACATCGGCACAGCCTGGGAGAGCGCCGGCATGGGCCGCTACTTCGTCAACTCGGTCATCGTCGTGACCTCGTCGGTGGTCCTGCTGCTCCTGCTCGGGTCGATGGCCGGCTTCGCGCTGAGTCAGCTGCGCTTCCGCGGCTCGTCGGCGATCTTCCTGGGTTGCCTCGCCGGCCTCTTCGTGCCGTTCCAGGTGATCATGGTCCCGCTCGCCCGGATCATGGCGGACAGCCGGCTCATCGACACCTACCTCGGCCTGATTCTCGTCTACGTGGCGCAGTTCCTGCCCTTCACCGTCTTCCTGATGACCAGCTACTACAAGACCATCCCGCCGGAGATCGTCGACGCGGCCAGGATCGACGGGAACAGCGTGTACGGCGTGTACCGCCGGATCATGCTCCCGCTGGGCACTCCGGCGCTGCTGTCGGTGGGCATCCTCAACACCCTCTTCTGCTGGAACGACGTCCTCATGTCGCTGGTGATGATGCCCTCGGCCGACCATCGGACGCTCATGGTCGGCGTGACCTCCCTGAAGGGGCAGTACTCCGACGACATCCCCACCTTCGCCTCGGGAGTGTTGATCGCCGCGCTGCCCGTCCTCCTGCTCTACCTCTTCCTCCAGCGGCAGATCGCCGACGGCGTCGCCGCCGGTTCCACGAAAGGCTGA
- a CDS encoding ABC transporter substrate-binding protein: MKMRAIWSAVLVAGLALTGCGSATGSKSSPAGEAGKLVVWDWKSGEPSSASYVEKAKADFAKKHPDVTVEFVAQPFDQYYTLLGAAIQSGKGPDVMMFNGGGQIRDRVDALVPLDEYVAGDKQRLAGWDAFAKDGKIYASPVTLQGHPIYYNKAIYEKAGLDPASPATTWSGFVANCAAIAKAGAKCFALGNKEGAGIQFWLSALGSGILTAQEYDNWIAGKRDWNSPNVKRVFQLWKEAGDAGLNNDGANSTAMFNDGFAVFQSGKAAHVIGLMSDVGHWKDFNEFLTADKLGVMDAPVVTAGTTPSLPYDGGIGYGVAKWTKDPKVAADLVRSLTSTDALTSFYASAGAVAADTTIDVSEGGAALGTIVAETKSGKPALHVALSSKTLDLMGRLSQQLLGGSVGVDDVMKQLGASDQAG, translated from the coding sequence ATGAAAATGCGAGCGATATGGTCGGCCGTCCTCGTCGCGGGACTGGCGTTGACCGGATGTGGCAGTGCCACCGGCTCGAAGTCCTCGCCCGCCGGCGAGGCCGGCAAGCTGGTGGTCTGGGACTGGAAGTCCGGCGAACCGAGCAGCGCGTCCTATGTGGAGAAGGCGAAGGCCGACTTCGCCAAGAAGCACCCGGATGTCACGGTCGAGTTCGTGGCTCAGCCGTTCGACCAGTACTACACGCTGCTCGGCGCGGCGATTCAGTCGGGCAAGGGCCCGGACGTCATGATGTTCAACGGCGGCGGGCAGATCCGTGACCGGGTCGACGCCTTGGTGCCACTGGACGAGTACGTGGCTGGTGACAAGCAGCGGTTGGCCGGCTGGGACGCGTTCGCGAAGGACGGCAAGATCTACGCCAGCCCGGTGACCCTGCAGGGCCACCCGATCTACTACAACAAGGCGATCTACGAGAAGGCAGGGCTCGACCCGGCGAGCCCGGCGACCACCTGGAGCGGGTTCGTCGCGAACTGCGCCGCCATCGCCAAGGCCGGCGCCAAGTGCTTCGCCCTCGGCAACAAGGAGGGCGCCGGCATCCAGTTCTGGCTGTCCGCCCTGGGCTCGGGCATCCTCACCGCCCAGGAGTACGACAACTGGATCGCCGGGAAGCGCGACTGGAACTCGCCCAACGTGAAGCGGGTCTTCCAGCTCTGGAAGGAGGCCGGCGACGCGGGGCTGAACAACGACGGGGCGAACTCGACGGCGATGTTCAACGACGGGTTCGCGGTGTTCCAGTCGGGTAAGGCCGCGCACGTCATCGGACTGATGTCCGACGTGGGGCACTGGAAGGACTTCAACGAGTTCCTGACGGCCGACAAGCTGGGCGTCATGGACGCCCCGGTCGTCACCGCCGGCACCACGCCGAGCCTGCCGTACGACGGCGGCATCGGCTACGGGGTCGCCAAGTGGACGAAGGACCCGAAGGTCGCCGCCGACCTGGTGCGTTCACTGACCTCGACCGACGCGCTCACGTCGTTCTACGCCTCCGCCGGCGCGGTCGCCGCCGACACCACGATCGACGTCTCCGAGGGTGGTGCCGCCCTGGGCACGATCGTCGCGGAAACCAAGAGCGGCAAGCCCGCGCTGCACGTGGCGCTCTCCTCCAAGACGCTGGACCTCATGGGGCGACTGTCCCAGCAACTGCTCGGCGGCTCGGTCGGCGTCGACGACGTCATGAAGCAGCTGGGCGCCTCCGACCAGGCGGGCTGA
- a CDS encoding mandelate racemase/muconate lactonizing enzyme family protein, with protein MRVTGYRTLTTVQEWGRPVGDANGVFADGAVPVSIVIVDTDEGISGVGLGPHVEIERIFAAIDGEDPRSVASLYDRMLRHTFKAGHAGPVFGTIGALDTALWDIKAQAAGEPLWRLLGGRDRRVPAYASGLDIALDDDELVAAYEVYARHGLRAAKLKGGLDIDRDRHRLGLVRDVLTEAGRGRRPGLMLDVNEAWTRKQAVRHVGELERALDLIWIEEPVRRWDAEGHATVSRGIRASVATGENLTGLEQYRPLIAAGAVDVVQAAAVWGVTHFLRVSALAHAHDLPVSPIGNSPVGLLHAATSLPNHLTSELQDLRPPVGVSIDLHVEDGAFVLGDSPGLGVRVDESRIRAVGGRPDGQSSPNVRPERAGRRLLPVADDDASRWQASLAPLRVREDVTSAAHT; from the coding sequence ATGCGGGTCACCGGTTATCGGACACTCACCACGGTCCAGGAATGGGGACGGCCCGTCGGCGACGCCAACGGCGTCTTCGCGGACGGCGCGGTCCCGGTGTCGATCGTCATCGTCGACACCGACGAGGGGATCTCCGGCGTCGGTCTCGGGCCACACGTCGAGATCGAGCGGATCTTCGCCGCCATCGACGGCGAGGATCCCCGCTCCGTGGCGAGCCTCTACGATCGGATGCTGCGACACACTTTCAAGGCCGGACACGCCGGCCCGGTGTTCGGCACCATCGGCGCGCTCGACACCGCTCTCTGGGACATCAAGGCGCAGGCCGCCGGCGAACCCCTCTGGCGGCTGCTGGGCGGCCGCGACCGGCGGGTTCCCGCCTACGCGTCCGGGCTGGACATCGCCCTCGACGACGACGAACTCGTCGCGGCCTACGAGGTCTACGCCCGGCACGGGCTGCGGGCCGCCAAGCTCAAGGGCGGCCTCGACATCGACCGCGACCGGCATCGCCTCGGCCTGGTCAGGGATGTGCTGACCGAGGCCGGTCGAGGGCGGCGTCCGGGTCTGATGCTCGACGTGAACGAGGCCTGGACCCGCAAGCAGGCGGTACGGCACGTCGGCGAGCTGGAGCGCGCCCTGGACCTGATCTGGATCGAGGAGCCGGTCCGGCGCTGGGACGCCGAGGGGCACGCCACGGTGAGTCGGGGCATCCGCGCGTCGGTCGCCACCGGCGAGAACCTGACCGGCCTGGAGCAGTACCGGCCGCTGATCGCCGCGGGCGCGGTCGACGTCGTGCAGGCGGCCGCCGTCTGGGGCGTCACCCACTTCTTGCGAGTGTCCGCGCTGGCACACGCCCACGACCTTCCGGTGAGCCCGATCGGCAACAGCCCGGTCGGCCTGCTGCACGCCGCGACCTCTCTGCCGAACCACCTGACCAGCGAGTTGCAGGACCTGCGTCCGCCGGTCGGCGTCTCCATCGACCTGCACGTCGAGGACGGCGCCTTCGTCCTCGGCGACTCGCCGGGCCTGGGCGTGCGGGTCGACGAGAGTCGCATCCGGGCGGTCGGCGGGCGGCCCGACGGTCAGTCGAGCCCCAACGTCCGGCCGGAGCGGGCCGGGCGGCGACTGTTGCCCGTAGCCGACGACGACGCGTCCAGGTGGCAGGCATCGCTCGCCCCGCTGCGCGTACGCGAGGACGTCACCTCCGCCGCGCACACCTGA
- a CDS encoding endo-1,4-beta-xylanase, with the protein MRRPPPPGRRRRHPARRALLALLSAGALIATLVAPASPATAGTTLGTSAAEKGRYFGAAVAAQRLSDSQYVTILNREFNSVVAENEMKWDATEPQQGVFTFGNADRIVNHAQSRGMSVRGHTLLWHAQQPGWAQNMSGSALRNAAINHVSRVAGNYRGKIHSWDVVNEAFADGGGGARRDSNLQRTGNDWIEAAFRAARAADPGAKLCYNDYNTDGVNAKSTAVYNMVRDFRARGVPIDCVGFQSHLGTTLPGDYQANLQRFADLGVDVQITELDVAQGGSQATIYAGVTRACLAVARCTGITVWGVRDSDSWRSDNPLLFDRSGNKKAAYTATLDALNAGGSGDPGPIDTSAWYVLVNRNSGKALDLYNRDSADGARITQWSRNDGANQQWQFVDSGGGYYRVKSRHSGKVLDVYNFSTADGAAIVQWSDHNGTNQQFRVADSGGYVRLVSRQSAKVVEVQGASTADGANIVQYADWNGANQQWQLVRVG; encoded by the coding sequence GTGAGACGACCACCTCCACCCGGCCGGCGCCGCCGGCATCCCGCGAGGCGCGCCCTGCTCGCGCTCCTCTCCGCCGGCGCCCTGATCGCCACGCTGGTCGCCCCGGCCAGCCCGGCGACCGCCGGCACGACCCTGGGAACGTCGGCCGCGGAGAAGGGCCGCTACTTCGGCGCCGCCGTCGCGGCGCAGCGCCTCTCCGACAGCCAGTACGTCACGATCCTCAACCGCGAGTTCAACTCGGTCGTCGCCGAGAACGAGATGAAGTGGGACGCCACCGAACCCCAGCAGGGCGTCTTCACCTTCGGCAACGCCGACCGCATCGTCAACCACGCCCAGTCCCGCGGCATGTCGGTGCGCGGGCACACGCTGCTGTGGCACGCGCAACAGCCCGGCTGGGCGCAGAACATGTCCGGCTCCGCCCTACGCAACGCCGCGATCAACCACGTCAGCCGGGTGGCCGGCAACTACCGGGGGAAGATCCACTCGTGGGACGTGGTGAACGAGGCCTTCGCCGACGGAGGCGGCGGCGCCCGCCGCGACTCCAACCTCCAGCGCACCGGCAACGACTGGATCGAGGCCGCGTTCCGCGCCGCGCGCGCCGCCGACCCGGGCGCCAAGCTCTGCTACAACGACTACAACACCGACGGCGTCAACGCGAAGTCCACCGCTGTCTACAACATGGTCCGCGACTTCAGGGCCCGCGGCGTACCGATCGACTGCGTCGGGTTCCAGTCCCACCTCGGCACCACCCTGCCCGGGGACTACCAGGCCAACCTGCAACGGTTCGCCGACCTCGGCGTCGACGTGCAGATCACCGAGCTGGACGTCGCGCAGGGCGGCAGCCAGGCGACGATCTACGCGGGCGTCACCCGCGCCTGCCTGGCCGTCGCACGCTGCACCGGCATCACGGTCTGGGGCGTCCGGGACAGCGACTCGTGGCGTAGCGACAATCCGCTCCTCTTCGACCGCAGCGGGAACAAGAAGGCCGCGTACACCGCGACGTTGGACGCCTTGAACGCCGGCGGCTCCGGCGACCCCGGTCCGATCGACACCAGCGCCTGGTACGTGCTCGTCAACCGCAACAGCGGCAAGGCGCTCGACCTGTACAACCGGGACAGCGCCGACGGGGCGCGGATCACCCAGTGGTCACGCAACGACGGCGCGAACCAACAGTGGCAGTTCGTCGACTCCGGCGGTGGCTACTACCGGGTCAAGTCCCGGCACTCCGGCAAGGTCCTCGACGTGTACAACTTCTCCACCGCCGACGGCGCCGCCATCGTGCAGTGGAGCGACCACAACGGGACCAACCAGCAGTTCCGCGTCGCCGACTCCGGCGGCTACGTACGGCTGGTCAGCCGGCAGAGCGCCAAGGTGGTGGAGGTGCAGGGCGCGTCGACGGCCGACGGCGCGAACATCGTCCAGTACGCCGACTGGAACGGCGCGAACCAGCAGTGGCAGCTCGTCCGGGTCGGGTGA
- a CDS encoding FadR/GntR family transcriptional regulator codes for MTTARETSADTSPTPAWTRRPTNLAKAVTAELVERIVRGAHPPGTPLPPEPVLCETFSVSRTVVREAVKILQEKGLVQVRQGAGTMVTPPSSWDMLDELVLAATIAQDDTLAILDDLVVTRRLLESDMANLAARLADQHVVDQLRELVDRMDELVGDAAAYHEHDRAFHDTVMRASGNRIARGVVRSLESQVMNTARYMGRTERSLCVASNQGHRKIYERIAARDPEGAAEAMFTHITEAWLVRRSGSGKPDRLRR; via the coding sequence ATGACCACAGCTCGGGAGACAAGCGCGGACACGTCGCCGACGCCGGCCTGGACACGACGGCCCACCAACCTGGCCAAGGCCGTGACAGCCGAGCTGGTGGAACGCATCGTGCGGGGCGCGCACCCGCCGGGCACTCCCCTGCCCCCCGAGCCGGTGCTCTGCGAGACCTTCTCGGTCAGCCGAACCGTCGTGCGGGAAGCGGTGAAGATCCTCCAGGAGAAGGGCCTGGTGCAGGTACGCCAGGGCGCTGGCACGATGGTGACCCCACCCTCGTCGTGGGACATGCTGGACGAGCTGGTGCTCGCCGCGACCATCGCCCAGGACGACACCCTGGCCATCCTCGACGACCTCGTCGTGACCCGTCGCCTCCTCGAGTCCGACATGGCCAATCTCGCCGCGCGGCTGGCCGATCAGCACGTCGTCGACCAACTGCGTGAGCTGGTGGACCGGATGGACGAGCTGGTCGGCGACGCCGCCGCCTACCACGAACACGACCGGGCGTTTCACGACACGGTCATGCGGGCCTCGGGAAACCGGATCGCCCGCGGGGTCGTCCGGTCACTGGAGAGCCAGGTGATGAACACCGCCCGGTACATGGGGCGAACGGAGCGGTCGCTGTGCGTCGCGTCCAACCAGGGGCATCGCAAGATCTACGAGCGCATCGCGGCACGTGACCCCGAGGGCGCCGCGGAGGCGATGTTCACGCACATCACCGAGGCCTGGCTGGTCCGGCGCTCCGGCTCGGGGAAGCCGGATCGCCTGCGACGGTGA
- a CDS encoding carbohydrate ABC transporter permease → MLRLYPLLLGVNFSFTGDGERNGTAVGLDNYREIFGDPLFQTALGNVGLLVLLLPVAVAIPGLLATFIYLKVPGHRLYRSVYFFPAVLSPVIVGAIFNLLLAFDGPLNALLVSAGVGPVDWLGDPDITMLVVVGVHIWATFGMSLVVFLTGFATLDAALLDAARVDGASLAQTIRHVIVPGLTRTIQFVFVTTMIGMLTSMFGLLFVMTSGGPEGSTYLPEYYVWIQQGQMNRPALASAASTVLFVIMLVVGLLQIKLLRRAGRED, encoded by the coding sequence GTGCTGCGGCTCTACCCGCTGCTGCTCGGCGTCAACTTCTCCTTCACCGGCGACGGTGAGCGCAACGGAACGGCCGTCGGCCTCGACAACTACCGCGAGATCTTCGGTGATCCGCTGTTCCAGACCGCGCTGGGCAACGTCGGCCTGCTGGTGCTGCTGCTCCCGGTGGCGGTGGCCATCCCCGGCCTGCTCGCGACGTTCATCTACCTGAAGGTGCCCGGTCACCGCCTCTACCGAAGTGTCTACTTCTTTCCGGCGGTGCTCTCCCCGGTCATCGTCGGAGCGATCTTCAACCTCCTCCTCGCCTTCGACGGGCCACTCAACGCCCTGCTCGTCTCGGCCGGCGTCGGCCCCGTCGACTGGCTCGGAGACCCCGACATCACCATGCTGGTGGTCGTCGGCGTCCACATCTGGGCGACGTTCGGCATGTCGCTGGTGGTGTTCCTCACGGGGTTCGCCACACTGGACGCCGCGCTCCTGGACGCCGCTCGGGTGGACGGCGCGTCACTGGCTCAGACCATCCGGCACGTGATCGTTCCGGGCCTGACGCGAACCATCCAGTTCGTCTTCGTGACCACCATGATCGGCATGCTGACCTCCATGTTCGGCCTGCTCTTCGTCATGACCAGCGGCGGTCCGGAGGGGTCGACCTACCTGCCGGAGTACTACGTCTGGATCCAGCAGGGCCAGATGAACCGCCCGGCCCTCGCGTCCGCCGCCTCCACGGTCCTCTTCGTGATCATGCTCGTCGTCGGACTGCTCCAGATCAAACTGCTCAGGCGGGCCGGAAGGGAGGACTGA